The genomic region AAGATAAAGAACTTCCTTGCCCTGAGCAAGTATGACAAAATGTTAATACCTGTGATGCAGCAGCAGAAGAGCTGACTTGAGTCTGTCACAATCACTCATCAAAACCCTGCACAAATCACATTTATTCTTTCATGGATGCAGAGATTGATTTTCTCCACTGCCTAGAGTGACAGATAAAGCATGCTGGCGTTTGTGAGCGGACCAGTAAACCCATCAAGCCCGCCCACCCCTTGCAAGATTTGGTTTATTTATCATCAGCTTCTGCTTGAAGGACACGGATGGGGATTTCATAAATATTCTAATGGCAAGAACAGGAAAGAGACATCTAACATTCGTCAACTACTGGAACACCCCTTGAAATGACGACTGGGCGAGCCCGCACATATTAAATTTGTGGCTGCTGAACCATGACTGGTATGTGGGAGTCCGCTGTTTTCATTTTCCTTCTTATGTTATTCACACTTATTCTAGCGATGCAAAATACCTTATATGCTGTTTGATCCGAGACTCGTGTGTTGAGGTTTGGGTGAGATTAAGAAGACTTCCATGTTGGGACCTGTGACGGCGTTTGGGAGTGTATGGGGGTCATATTTGACATGTCAGTAAATATCCAAAACTGTTGACCAGTTTTAACTTTGAAAGTATTTTTACGTCTGTGTACGCTAAATCAGACAATTTGTGCAGGCCTTTCCTACAACTAGCTAGATAATATTTCTATACATTTGATGAATTAATCTATTTTAttgaaaatattacaaatattaGAAGCAGATACAAATATGACATTTAGTGTATATGATGTTATCTATATGGTTATTATATAATTCATTAATCATAATCAGTCTTAAATACTACAATTAAAGGTGAGGATGAATTTTAttgttaaaattatttttctaaGAAAACTTTTAGTACAAATTATAACTTGGGAGTTCTACGAATGATCTCAACCGTGTGTCAGTTTCACGAATCATAAGTTGgctgtgagagaaaaaaaacattccctgCCACTATTCAAGTGTATAATTTATGAATAAATGACATTCTAAAATCATCCTCCAGCATTCCACGGGTGACCGCAACACGTTCAACTCAACAGAATGAACTGATCACTGATCGTAATGACATCAAGGCATGTACAAGTGTAAGTGAATGCATCAATAGGCACAAGAGTCACTTGGGAAACAGGCGCAAGGTTTGATAACCTACTATGACACTAGTTAACAACACTCCAGTGCACTTGATGTATAGACATTAAACAGCCTGCTTAATATTCATACCATTGCACCCAGAGCAAAATGTGCTTGCGCATATTTTTACCAGTTGTTTGCAAAGCCTTCCGTCTGCCTCATCGCATCCCATTTGGGCTAAAAAGGAATAATTAAGTATTCATTCTTTTCAGTCTTCATTTATCATATGGGAAAAGTGTTTGGGAACGAGTGCAGACAAATGAGCTCATTTGTGATCCTCTTacatgtctgtcactcactgaaACACAACGCTGTCATAGAAGCTCTGCCATATGACTGCAGTAGGAGTCGAGTGGGCTTACGTGATTTAAGTCTTTATGAGATATTTCGTGTGACCCAATGCACTGCGTCACTCACGCACGATACAAGTGTGAAGTGCAGCTATTTGAAGACAGCATGGAGAGGAGACGCTTATTTTCTGAGTAGGAATGAAAGTTGGGATTGTGTGTCTAATATTACCTCCTCATTCCTGCGAGTCATAAACAGTCAGCAAGGCTGCTTTTTGTTGCTGGGTGTCATGAATAAAtgatttcctcctcctcctcctggagAGCCCCACACAAGGATGGATGAGGGTGATTGACAGCAGTGTGGAATGTTCTGCATGAGTACAAAAGTTGTTCAAAGAGTGATGCAAATGTAGGATAATCAAAACCTTTTCGAATTATTCATCAGGGTCGGTCGGAACAGGAAAAGTATCAGAAGTGCAGTCCATCGAACAACAAATAatcaattatcaaattaattgcTATTTTTGGGGGATATTATTTAGTATGGAGTATCCACAAAGTCTctttacaatataaaaagaatatttaaaaaatgacacATATTTTGATCACATTGCATTTCAATAATTCAGGTTCTCTGTTGATGAAAAtaatgagaaaaatgcatttaaaaaaaatcaaatgttttgGTAATTCAGTCGTTTCAAAATACAATGCTTCTTAGTGTCATATAACCTCATTTTGTCAATTTTGAAGCTATGCACAATCCACATGTGTAAAGTTTTTGTTCATATGCAGCAGTTTGACCATTTTGTCTTTGATACAAAGTAAAATGTCACATACTCAGACTAAAATAGAAAGCATCCATCAATCCTTTTAGATACcgtttgtcctcattagggttgtGGGTGAACTGGAGCCAATTCTACTGGACTTTGGGTGAGAGGCGCAATTTGTATATCATCTGCAGCTATACTATAagctatactgcttgtcctgtTTAGGGATGAggggagctggagcctatcccatctgAATTGGAGCAAAAGGCAGAGGATCCACATAGAGACATTCGTTCCCAAGGTTTCAGAGTGAGAATTGAACCAACGCTGCCAGCCACGAAGTTGCCAGATGACCCTTGAGCATTTATGGCTCTCGTATTCAGTATTAACATGAACCCATATTACTTTTCTTGGAGCAGTCTTTTGGCTCTCATGTTTAAATCAATTGGCTTCACAGCCAAGTTGATTCTGCCATTATTGATCTCTGTGAGAACAAAAGAGAATTGGATGAGGTTCCCCTTGGTAGAATTCAAAGCATAACACAGCTTTCATGCTTGCACGCAAATAAAATAAGCTGCCGACAGATGTGAAGTCAGCCCCaagtgtaaatgttttttttaaatccaggtTAGAAATTAAGTTATATTCTCAGTGCCAATAAGTAAAGTCTTTCAaagcatgtttttttaaacGTCCTCCAAAATATTGTGCATGACGCGTGTTATATACGTACctataaaattataaattgtaAAGCTACCTTTCCTTACCTTTGACACACAATTCCACATAATCTAACCCCTTTCCTCTGGAGTCTCTACTTCACCCGTAAATGAGTCCGTTCATCACACAGTAAATAACACTGTGAATGTAACACTATTTTAAAAATTCTATTCATGAGATGGAAGGCACAACTAAAAAGGGCAAATTAGCCGTGAGAATAAACACATTAGTGTAGCGCGTGGGTGGACACATTAAAAGAGTGTTGCTAATTTAAACCTTTTATATCAATGTTCACTGGTGTTTAGGGTAAATTAAATAAGTTCATCTCCTGAAGAAGCACTCAAGCACAAATGAGAGCTTTCAAGGGAGAAGAGTTTGTTTAAATGTCAGCCTAATTGCAGGAGCGGATTTTTAgggcaacataaaaaaaatttttttaaaaaagacatttaaTCTAAAAGCAGATAAATGTTGAGGAGCATATTTGATATTTATGATAATTGTATGAAGCCAAAACATTAGTTTATACAAACTAAGTTCAAAAGTCAAAAAAGATATTCACATTCCAGGTCCATATGTATTTGAACAATGACagagattttttattttgccaccACTGTGACATTTGACCACTTGCTCAAAAGTGATTTGATTTGCCATTGGAGAGCATTAGACTTTTTTGCCTTGAAAAAAACCTTGCATTACTTTTACAGTACGAGTGGCTCATTAGCAATATGCCTAACTTATGTAATCCATTGATGccgtgcttgtatttttcttacCGTCATAACAacttggagaagaaaaaaaaaaaaaaagaatgaaaataacaataatattcaAATAGTGTGCCTTTTACTTACTGAAGACAAAAGTGTAGGCAACAGGACCCACAAACAAGGAACAAGTGGAGGTGAGGCCTGAAAATAGATCTGCATAAAATAGCTGCTATTCAAAATGCCTTGTTTTCGTGGAACCTTTTAAAGCCGAAATTCTACACTACAAtcacatttttattcaaatctgtggAGGTGCAAACTCAGTGCCACTGTGGAAATAGATTAGAACTAAATGGTTGCCCCAAAATATTCCACGTGCTCATGATGTCTCAAGAAAACAACCGGCACTCTGCTGCAGAGTGGTTTTCTATCCCTTTTTTCGATATAAAAAGAATGGACTTCAGAATCTAAATGGTACACCTGCTGCTTCACAGTTGTTGAGCTGGAAGGCAAATGAAAGGATACCAAGTAAACGTGGAGCcaacaaaaatataaatgtgCATCTCGGTCCAAAGTACGCaagaaacattttcatttctttgaTGGTTTTTTTATGTCCTGCAAAGGAGTCAAGTTCCAAAAGTATGGGTCGCAAATTTTACATTGATTTGTCCACGTAGAATCTATGCTGCTATTACAAATACAATAAGGCAACGTCACTCACTACCTTGTACAATGACAACTGGGTGGCACGACAGTCATGGCAGcgaaaaagcaaagaaaagccattgtttcttttttgtgccAAGTATCAGAAATGATCGttcataaaaacactcaatggAAATACAGTGTTTACTTTTAGACaactaaatgacaaattgaggTATGAAGTAAGCGCAGACGCCTACGTGTCACAAGTACGCAGTTTTGCACGTGGAGCCAAACCTTACTGTCCCCAAGGACAACCACACGGGTCACCACACGTCCTCTTCCTGTCCCAAAGGACACGAAGCTCCTGTGCCGTGTGCTGCGGGGACGACAGCATGTCCAGGTAGCATTCTTTTTCACAGAGCCAGCTGGGATCCTGGCCAGGAGAGGAGCAGTGTTAGTTTACATGGCAAATGGCCAACTGTTTATTTTTGCACGCTGCAAACAAACCTCCATGTTTTGGAgattaaacaaaacaatgacaggCTAGGATGGTATTCAAGCATACGGTGTTTAGGTGGGAAACATCAGCACTTGTTTCAACACCTGAATGATATTACCTCCGCAGAGGATGGCGTGTTTTCAAAAAAAGTGTTATCCAAAGACTAAAATTAACTCAAAAACATTTGATACCAAACTTTGTGGTTGACATGTTTGTGTACTTCCATACTTGATTTGGGATAGGGAATTTGTCCATGTTTTCCACCATTTCTGCATGAATAATGCCTGAAACTAGATGCGGACGGTAGTGTAGAAAAAGGTGAACAATTTTGTGCAGCTCCAAAATTGGATTGTTGTCTGTGCTCTACTTAGTGGAATTTGAGTAATGACATCACCCATAAACGTAATATTTAACTCGGGTGCACCTAAATGCCAACAAATCCAATTTGCTTACATTTTGTGCACAACGAGATAATGATAATTACATTCTGGACATGATTCTGAATATATTTTGGAAATGGGGAATTTCATTTAGTTCTAAAAATGCCTTCATCTTCTCTGTCCATACACTCTTGTTCAGAGCACGGATGCAAAGTGTATTTCTATTATCGACACGCGTTACTGTCCAGTgtacaataaacaaacaaaaaaatgtttgctctAAAAACGCATGGTGAGAATATAACGGAGCAAGCTGGTTTTACACACAGCACAAAGGTTAAGTTTTGGTAGTCCGACAGAACCCTTCAGTAGCTTCCAATTTATATGATTGCAGCTATTTACCTGATACTTCTGAGGTCCAACAGCTGCCATCCATATGCCCATGCTCACATCTTCTCCCTGTGGTGACACATTTATTAGCTCACAACATGGCTTCCAGCAAGGTGCTTGGTCCTCAAAGGCCTACCTGGTAGGCCTTTAGACTCTCTGCATTACTGGCGAGCCACTGCACCAGGTCACGTGACACCACATAGCCCGATCCGCACGCAAAGGCCGGGTAGGCGGGACTGGCGTACTCGAGCTCTTGCCACTTTCCAATGCGATCCACCGCCCAGCTCTGTCTGAAACTGGGTCAAGCACAAAATCGCACATTCACCCATCAATGATCTTTGGTGATCTGGGTACAAACAGCACGCTGCCTGGTCTGTACTTACTTTCCCCACCAGAAATGGCTGCGTTTGAGACCCTTGAGCTCAATCTTCATTAATACCGAGTCCACGTCAATGTAACAATCATCATCAGTCTTCAGAAGCAGACTGAAGTCAATGTTGCCCACAGACCTGTCAAATTGGGAATTATAGTATATTTACATagtggaataaaaaaacaactttgcaaACAGTTGCTTTAAACATTAGGTTAGAACACAAAATGTGCCTTGTCAACActgacatttgcaaatgtgatGGTATCGAAGAAAAAGATGAGACTCAAAAGACTTACAGTCACAGATAATCTCTTTTAGTGCCACAGTAGGGAAATTTGAAACGATGATTCAGGACGCACAAGGGAAAACTGGAACTAACATTCAGAACTACATCCTTCTGAAGGTCTCATAGTAGAGCGTGACATTAAATTTGAAAACCTCGGCCGATGCCCCGAAGAAAAAATCGTGCACACAAACTCTGAAGGAGCAACCTGTTAGCATATTGCACGAGACTTTAGCAAACCTTGAGAGAGGATTCAACCACAAAAGTAAGCTAGTAACAGTTGACCATTCATCTGTTCATTTTTGTCAATGCTTGTGCTCATTAGAATTGTAAGTGAGTCGGACCCTGTCCCCGCTGTCACACTCACATTTATGGACAATTTTGAGTATTCCATGAAACTAACATTTCAGTGGAGCACAGCGCCACATAGACCGTATTGGAAAATGAAGAATAAAAACTGTGCAGTTAGATATAGGAAGTGTTCATTTGTGAAAGATTGTCCCAAAATGTGTGCCAATTGGAGCCACatataagaaaatacaatgctgGTTTCAACGTCCCAGTTGAGAGGAAAACAGGAGTGACATGATGTAATTGGTGCATCTGCTTTGTGACAGATGCAGTGATATTCATGTATTTgtcaaaaaccttttttttttttttttttttttatatcaaatgAATAGCCCACCAATCCCTTGACAAGCTGCACACTTCGTTCTTTGATTGATTAGGCCTCAATGCGGGAGTGTTTAGCGTATGTCTGGATAATTGATGACACACAGTCGCACTGATTGCAAGTATGGCTCTGACAGCGGGACACTTGTGAGGCAATgacacacattcattttagatggCTGATTTCCTTGGAGGGCCGGGGCAATTTGGAAACGGAGAGCCGAGTCATTAGAACTTGCCGTACCATTTGTAGAACTGAAGCAGTTTGGAAGGCACGCTCCTGTAGGTGTCCACCACATCTACAAACACCATGTCGCCGTGCCTTAGGCTTTCTTGCTTCAAGGCGGCGTCCTCCTGTCTCAGCCCTGCGGCGTGGCGCTCCATCCTGGATGGACGACCCCGCAGGTGCTCAGACAGACTGCTCCTGTCTGACACACAGTAGGTGGAGACGGCTTGGGTCGTAGAGTTCAGAAAAAGTCCGGAGAACATTTCATATCGCGTCACTGCTTGTAAAACATTGCAAAGTTAATGCCTGCTGGAGGAAAAGTACacgaggaaaaaaatatatcaaactataaggtggagtgtttgttttttctgtaaCATGCAAGGTATTGTTAACTGCAAATCTAAACTATTCTCCCGCAAAGAGGCTAGAATCGGTTTTGGAGCTAAACTCAAAACTAATGAGTCCCAGATATGGGGGCATCAATAATAGAGCACAATGAGACGAGAAGTCTGTGAGAAGGTAGGAGCCCCGAGGCTGAACCAAGCAGCATCTCCTCACCTGCCAAAGAAAACAAGGCTTTGAAATGTTTACACTGGGAATTGGGACCAACCGTAAATGGTAAAGGTGAATCCTCCGGCCAGGCCAGGAAATCCAAGAGCACCTCTGTGGGGCAGTATGCCTTCTGCAATCTGTGGATTTAAAAACAAGAAGCGCAAAATCTGTTCACTCTGTAAGCCTCAACCCTACCTGCCTGTTTCTTTTACCGAGGAAAACTTGAGTACGCCTCCTCCATCATTGAGCTGCACGCAGGATGAGTTGACTGTGGTCAGTACGTCTGAGTCGGAACTCTCCCATACTAGCGTCCCCTCAAATCCCTGGATAATAAACACAATTTGTTTCCTCATAGCCTGTGTTGCTACAAATTTTAATATCCTACCTTGGGCAAGATGAACTTCTCCACCGGTTTATACCATATTCCGCTTACGAGGGTGCCTGTGCTGATGCCACTGAAGCGAGCCGTTACTATCGCCTCCTATGAACAGACAGACTTGCTCATTAGGAGGCGCTTGTCAACTGGAGGTTGTAAATTCAGCAACAAAAGTAGCGACCTCCTGATCCAGCTGCAGAAGCTTTACGGTCACATTGCTCTTCAATTCAGGGTGGGCGCTTCGGGAAAACACCCCCAGCCTGGTGATCACCACCGGGTGGAGCACCTTAAAATCCAGGGCAACGGCGGACACGTCAGAGGGGACTAGCACCGTGGGGTCCGGCACCATCACGATTTCTCTCTCGGAATCCTGTCCCGCCTCTGAGtcagagaacaaaaaaaaccactatGTGAGCATTATAACAATGCCAACATGCTGAACTCCTTTAttgctcgtttttttttttttttaaaggaaatacCAAGTGACAGCAGAAGACAGAGTGCCTCCGGTAAAGTGATTTCACTGTGAAAAATTCAGACTTAAACTGCACAGGGGTGGAGTTAATGCTGAATTGTAAAAGAGTCACATTGATATGCCGGAGATCAATTAAAAGATTGAGCCTATTAAGCAGGCTATTGTTATGTCGAGCTGAGCAAATCTAGTTAAGTGCtgaataaaagtaaaatatatattgtgtgcgtgcgtgtgtgtgtgcgtgcatgtacaATGACAGGATGGATTCTCTTTTTGTTAGCATCATCCTTGCCACTACTTGATCAAAATATCACAGGTGGATCATTTCTCATATTGACAAAAGCCACATTGAAGAGAAGAAAATAGTGAGATTACTACATAAAAATGTTGCAAcctaaaaaaagaagtcataaTGTTCaagaatatcttttttttttgcagataaaAAGTCAACTTAACAAGTGATAGTCAAAATTGCCACACAAAAGTCTGCAACCAGCAGTTTTTTTGGAGCAGTACCAGCCATTTATCCATTTGCTAATAACATTAATATATGTTGAACACATTTATTGACGATGAGGAAACAAActctaaaaaatgaaaaatttctGTCTTTAGTTCTTTCCCAGGGTCAGACAAGCATGTACATTATCACCAATTGTTCCATTGTTTGTCAAACAtaatccaaagaatgacttgacaTGTTTTACTTGTTTTCCTTCTACTGTTGCAACTTTCTTTTTgcaatatattttaattttattactgaAGTAGGTTTTTGTCTTTTCAGAAAGGCGCTATCCGAGTACAAGGAATGAAATGGTTATCTAAAAAAGGAACAAGCGCTGTCAAGGACATAATAACATACAGAGCAAACATAAAAGTGCAGTTTGAAAATATAGAAATCAGCACTAGATTGTGCAGCCAGAGAAAAGTAGGGCCATAAAAGTCAACAGCACAATGTTATATTCAAACACTTAGAGCTCACAACGCTAAAAACAGAATGTAGTTGGTAAACTTCCAATTTTCAAATTGATTATGGTTTTAAAGTCATGGGAATGAACAGAGGTTTTAGAAACTAATATTGGCCTCAACAGTTTGCGACTTAGATTGAAAATTCTTTCAGAGATTGATACACAATGATGGAGTGACGTGGTGCAGTGTTGACAATCTGCACAAAGGAAGCAGCTAGAAAGATGCTCAGCAGATATTGCACTTTGGTACTCAGTACAGAAAAGAATCTTTTATATCCTTCTTTGTGCCACATCCACTGCtgacacaaaatgacatcaGATCTTCGGATTTTAATTGAAACAGAGTAAGAGTATTCTGATCTAGGGGAACGCCAGTTCTTGGGAGTCGTTTTCAAGAAAAGACACGGGTGGCCAGATAAAGAACGCAATTACAGAAGAGCTTTTTGACATTGCGAGTTGATAGATAGGACCCGTGGCAATAACCAGAAAGAGACTTTTATGACTGTTATTGAGAAGGCAATTTCCAGTTATCAAAACTAGCGGCAAAAGACACAAACAATGTGATGAGATCCATAATTGCTCTTGCAGCAATGTGTCAAGATGACTTTTTCCGAATTTCGCTTTGAGAGACCAGAGGAGAAAATGATTGCAGAGTTCTTCAGTGTCCCACTGTGATGCAAAGAACAATATacctccatccatccgtctttttttaaattatttattcgCGGGGAGAGTTGATGCCTTTCCCAGTTAACATTTGGAAGGAGATAGCCTGGActgtacaaaagaaaaagacaaaaatgtctTGCTGCTAAATTATTAGTCTGGTCATTTATTTGTGGTCTCATGGATTGAGTTTGTACTTGAATGAACCATTCTGAAATATTCATTCAGACTGATACGTTAAAACAACattagttgtttattttttagaggtatttttttttctgggccAGTGTAACTTTACCTGACAGCAGTAGGTGGTGGCGGCAGTGAGGAGGGTGACCTTTCCAATCTCACAGCAGGCATATAATTTGGATAAGTGAGTTTGGGCTGAACCAATTATTTTGGCCAGCCTGTTTTGATGTACGGTAGAGTGTTTTTTTGGGTGGTGGGGGGTTGTACCAGACTAAAAtgtttaaagggggggggggggaatgaattTAATAACTGGCCTCAAACCAGAGTTGTCCTTGTTGATATTAAAATCCTTGAGTTGCCTCAGTGGGTCCTGGAAACATGAACATTTGGTGGGCCTTTTGTGGATAGCCCTTACAGAGTTACCCCAAATTTTAAATGTGCCAAATGTGGTACATTTTGCAAAAGAAACATATttttagaaagaaagaaaaaaacaatcacaataAACATCAGCCACACTTAAGCTACTTCAGCAGATCTCCCGAGACCTGAACACAACCTGAACAGGCGAGTTCATAAGGAGTGTTCAGATTGTCTTTCCTTAATTAAACCCAGtgaccatttttacatttgtataCATGTTCAATTCCAATTTTCTAAACTGAAAATATTTTAAGCATCATAGAATGAATTCATTCATTTGGAACCCAAACTATGGCAGCACTTTAGCATGAAGTGACTGCAGTTGCCCTCAGCTCGTCAGCAGCATTGGGTTTGGTGTTTCAAAGCGTTCTCCTACCTGGCAACAGGCTAGAAACTCTCACTGGGGTTCCAGTCTGGTGTGGTTTTTTTTAGCCAATCAATCACAGTAATGCTATGGTACTTTGAACTCGCTTTTGGCGGTTCTGACAGTAAGTGCGGGTGCCATGTTGACACGTATAATATGGGCATCCTCCAAAAAGCTTGAAGCATAAGTTTTTTAGGTGCTCTAAAATGTCACGCGTTGATTATGGACTTCGGAACCAACACCTGGAGATGATATGGCGCGCCAACTATCACCGACAGAGAAATCTCCTTGGATTGTATTCCATGCTACTCTTTCTCTACAATCTGGGTCCTTGATTCCCACATGGCATGCAAAATTTACTTTCACCTGAAAATAGAACTTTGGACCACTGAGCCATAGTCCAGTTCTTGCTCTCCTTAGACCGGGCGTCACGCTCCTCACATCAGCTCTGTTTCGAGAGTGACTTGATTCGTACTGTGTATTAAATAATGAACAAATTTAATTTGCAGGCTATCTGAATGTTTGGGCTCTACAAACGTCACCTTGATCCAAAGTggttggggagaaaaaaaaaaaaaaacattctcactGCCGTCTCAAGCAGATCTGCTAATTATACAAACAAAATCCTTGTGATTAATGCACCACAAACAGACATCTTCAATCAGCTTTTATTAGTCTGCTTACGGATATTAAGTTAAATATTGAGCTGGATTTACAAACCTAGCAAAGGCCTTTCCTCTTGCACCTCCGAGCATCAAAGCATAGAATCAAATGGCACTTAGAGATATTAACACGACTGGGGAAAAAGGCCAGGACAAATGAGACGTCACCGCCATGACCCATAAGCCTATTCTGATGAGCCGTAATTATGTTTTCGTGAAGCCAAGCGGCGGTGTGCCTGAcagaagctgaaagacataAACAATTACCTTCCAACCGATGCTGAGCCTGTTCAATTATTTCACAAGACGTCTTCTAGTACTTTAGAATGTACGTCACAAACGCCTAAGCGGCGACATTGACGGCAGACTTCATTCTTTGACCATGGCtatggagagaaaaaataaaGTGTCCTTGAGCTGCAAGCGAGGCGGAATAAAAGATGTTTTACCTCTATTCAGAACGAGCATTCATTTGCTTCTTTCGACTCGACTCACCCCTCAGTAGTGACAGTTGGATGTGAAAGCAAGAGAATTCTCCTTAAACACCTGTACATTTAAAGCTACGCATTTGTGTGACATGCAGTATTTCTGTTACCTGGCTCAGTGATGTTGAGTAGGGAGCAGGAGTAAGGATCTTCTCGGTCCTCCTCTGGGATGGCGCATCCATGTTTGCCCACAATAAACTTCACCCCCACTCTGAAAACAAGGACATacaattgttttgcaaaaccttGCCTAGCAGTCCACGTCTCGTTACCATGGTAACTAAGCGGTTTGCTAGATAGGGTCATCATGCTGCAACTGTGATCTTGGCTTCAGAGGGTGACGGATGTGGACAGTATTGCCCGAAGGGCAGATAAAGAAAATAAGTTTGGTTCTTTGTCACCAACTGCTGCAGGCTTTGTTTTAACTTCAGCAATCTGTCCTGGGAGAGAATAAAAAC from Syngnathus typhle isolate RoL2023-S1 ecotype Sweden linkage group LG8, RoL_Styp_1.0, whole genome shotgun sequence harbors:
- the b3galnt2 gene encoding UDP-GalNAc:beta-1,3-N-acetylgalactosaminyltransferase 2; the encoded protein is MRRLALVLLPCALAVLVHLWLAQRRCPTPLEDDDTLSDGVVPSYEVLVGVLSARQHYTLRQAIRDTWLGYLLQHPHFKHRVGVKFIVGKHGCAIPEEDREDPYSCSLLNITEPEAGQDSEREIVMVPDPTVLVPSDVSAVALDFKVLHPVVITRLGVFSRSAHPELKSNVTVKLLQLDQEEAIVTARFSGISTGTLVSGIWYKPVEKFILPKGFEGTLVWESSDSDVLTTVNSSCVQLNDGGGVLKFSSIAEGILPHRGALGFPGLAGGFTFTIYDRSSLSEHLRGRPSRMERHAAGLRQEDAALKQESLRHGDMVFVDVVDTYRSVPSKLLQFYKWSVGNIDFSLLLKTDDDCYIDVDSVLMKIELKGLKRSHFWWGNFRQSWAVDRIGKWQELEYASPAYPAFACGSGYVVSRDLVQWLASNAESLKAYQGEDVSMGIWMAAVGPQKYQDPSWLCEKECYLDMLSSPQHTAQELRVLWDRKRTCGDPCGCPWGQ